The sequence CAATAATAGCGATCGACCTTTTCTGCAAAAAATTCATTCAGCAAACATCGCGCGGCTTGAGTGCCCCCAGTCGGTATCACCTTTGTATCAGCCACAAGTCCTAACTTTGCTAGGTCGGGCAAGGGTTCGCTGCTTACCTCTGAAGGAACAGAAATTTGGCTGGGGGTGGGAACTAGCTCTGCTCGCATATCTTTGTACCAAAGATCACGATATGCAGGATAAGGAAGTAAATCTGGCGTACTGGCGATCGCTTCAAACCACCGAATCTTCATTCCCTGTTCCAGTAACGCTTGATTCAAGCGAGCATCGCGCACCCGTCCATAAATCCGTTCATAGTCTATGTACGCATAGATGCCATCGGCTTGAGTTTCACGAATTAATTGGGGCAAAATTTCTACCGGATCACCGTAACGTAAAATCAAGCGTCCACCTTGCTGCCGTAAATCTTGGTCAACATGATGGAGGCAACTCAACATAAAAGCCACCCGAGCCGGAGCCGTTTCGGGGTGGTGCAGAAGAGCGCGATCGAACACAAACACTGGAACTACAGATCCCCTTAACGCGGCTCGATACAGAGGCGCATGATCAGACACTCGTAAATCTCGCCGGAACCAAACGATCGTACGACTCATGAAAAGATGCCTAAGTCAGCCTTCATGACATAGTGTAACAAGCTCTGCTTGACTGATATTGATCTAAAGGCACACGCTCAAAGGCGCAACAGATCACAAACTGTTCTGGAAATAATCGAAAAGTTTGCAGGCAAGATTCTAATGTAATATCGGTTTTATTGAGCAACCCTACAAGCAACCCGTTATGCCGCCCGTGCAAACTGTGCTTGCAACTGCATGTCTGCTAACTGCTTTGCCCGGTTCATCAGAGCATCTACAGGCATATTTCCAAACTCAGTGAGTTCAGTCGATTGGACTTTTCGCCGCTCTGTGGTTGCCATAACGCCAATTCCTAGGAGTGCACCCAAAATAGCTCCAATTCCCAGGTTCCTTTGCAGATTTGGAACCGTAGCAACAGGCTGCCCCGAGCGATCGCGCATGATATCAGGCGGCGCTGTCACTTTAAGCTCAATCTCTGGCTGCGCTTGCTTTTGCAATGCCTTCAAGTTGTTAAAATGCCGCTGTAATGCATCAGTTTCCAAATCTAGCTTTTGTCGGAGTTGATCATACTGACCCAGTAACCGAATCATCTGCGATCGCTGCTGCTCTAAATCTTGTTTTGCCAGCGTTAAGGTTGACTGCCGTGCCTGCATGATTTGGATAGAGTTCAGCGTTAGAATTGACTGCTGCAAAAGCTGTAAACTGACTGCATTTTGAAAAATAGGATTTCGGGTATTCGCTCCTGGGTTAGCCAAATACTGCGGTAACAGAGACTGGCTCTGCTGCAAAAGCTGATTCGTTACCCGCTGATGCTGAGCCTGGAGAGCTTGAATATCATTGCGATCGCCGCCGCCTAAGTTAGCAAACTGCTTGCCTAATTGTTGCTCTAGAGCTTGAAATTGAGTCAGCAACATGCGGTAGCGCGAGTCTTGGCTCAACAGTTGATTAGGAATTTCTACCGATGGCTGACCACCTGCCGCTTGACCCGCTGCTGTTTGAGGTGCCTCAACTGGTTTCAAAGCAAGCCGTTGGGAAAACTGAGTATAAATCTGCTGGGCTTCCGCTAACTTGCCTTGAAGTTGAAGTTCTTGTTTCGCTACATCGGCAGTACGAGTTTCTAACAGCTTTAACTGGACTTGTAAATTATCAACTCCATACTGCTGATGAAGCTGCTCAATCTCAGTTCTAAGGTTTTGAAGTCGAGCTTGTGATTGAGGAATCTGGTCTTCCACAGACTTCACACCTCTACAGGTGCTGCCCTGGCACTCCTGTCCATAGCTGATGTAAGACTGAGTTAATTGAGAGAGTACTGCCTGTACCCGTTGTGGATCAGCATCTCGATAGCGAACCAAAATTCGTCCACCCTCTGTGGTTAGAGCCAGGTTCTTTACTAAAGATTGGTAGCTAAGCTGCGGAAGTTGAAGTTGCTGAATCACCGGATCAATCAAGCGCGGACTAGTCAGGACATCAGTTGAAATGTCCGCAGTTGAAATATCCACCATAAGGCTAGGCGGAGAGATATTGGACTGGGCTTGCTGAACGGAATCATTGTATCGGTCAGTCGGTGCTATGGTCTGGGCTGCAAGCTCAACGGAGCCTTCGTAAACAGGAGCTTGACTTAGAACCTGGGTTAAAGCTCCTGCTGTAGCTGCGATCGCCAAGCCCACAGCTATAGCAGCCCGTTGCGGCGAAGAATCTGAGGCTGAATAAGCCGGTAGAGAAAGCGGCTGGGGTAAAGAAGGAGGTTGGGGCAACACCACAAGCTGAGGTTTAGGAATGCCAGAAGAATGAAGTGAGAGGGTAGAACTAGGAACACTGAAAGCTGTTCTCTTTCTCGACACAGGAGCCGCAGGAGAAAATGGCGACGTAACACTGTTGCCATCCGGTGAGGCATTCCTGTCATTTTGACAATATGGTAAAGCGAATAGCCTTGCTTCCATGGTTGCAATATCCTCCATTTAACCGGGTACAGCTTGGGTCGAATCAACCCGTACCTCACCCATGCACAACTAACAGCCGCTCATCAGGATGTTTTGAAGCAGTCTATATCTCAGCTTTACAATCCGGCAGCTGAGTATCAATTTTCAATAAAGCTTGTTCCAATTTAACTGAAAGACTCAGTAGATTTCAGTAGGTCTGGACTATTGGGGCACACTCAGCACAACTGTAAAAACCCTTACTGAGCTAAACATTTTTGCCGACTTTTATCAAGATGTCTATAAAAACTTTAAGGTTTAAATGTATTTACTGACTCGCTCAACAATTTATCCGGATTCAACATTGCCCCAACCGCAAAGGGAAGTGGTCAATGATTCTTGATACCTAAATTGAGCCAAAACTGGAAAATACGTGGATTTATAGCTCTTAGAAACTTTTTAGGACAGGGAAAATTCAAGGTTAGGCATTTGAGTAAATTTACTGGTTAGCTTGTATTAGGTTATTGACGACCACTTAGCACTCACGACTGCACTCGTGACCTCAGCCCATTCAATTCAACCGTACATTTCTATTACATGTCAACGCTAACCATATTATGCTCTAGCCTCACTCACAGCTAAAACCAGACAGGCTCTTGCAGCATTCAACCTTAAACAGGGGAAACCAATGACACCGTTAAAAACCAATTTGCCTGCACTCCACAACGTCGTTGCTGCCACGCAAGGTCAGATTTCTTCTAATCTTGCCGGAGAAGCAGTCATCCTCGATTTAACGTCAGGCATCTACTACGGCTTAAATGAGGTCGGAGCAAAAATTTGGCATCTTATTCAACAACCCTGCACGATTCAAGCAATTCAGCATAGTTTACTTCAAGAGTACGATGTTGAGTCCGAAATTTGTACTCAAGATCTTCTCCAACTTCTGCAAGAATTACAAGCCGCTGGATTGGTCAACATTAGCCATGAAACATCTGCATAGGCTCAAGAGTTTAGCTCAAATGTCGGGAAGCGATCGCCTTCACCTGCTCAACGCCTTTTTGCTGCTCTCATTAATTAGGCTAAGTTTATGGCTACTGCCCTTTCGGCTAGTGTTAAAGCTAGTTCAAAGGTTAAGCAATCCCTTGCAGATATCTCAAAAAGGCGGCTCACCAGTCTCACCTGACTACCCAATCAGCCACATTGTTTGGCGGGTGAATGTTAGCAGCCAGTACATGCCAGGAGGCGCAAAATGTCTTGCCCGTGCCCTAACAACCCAAGTGTTATTGCACCGACAAGGATATCTCCCGGATCTGCGCATTGGAGTCGCGAAAGCAGCAGCAGGGCAGTTAGAAGCCCATGCCTGGGTTGAGTATCAAGGTCGCGTCGTCATCGGTCAGTTAAAGGATCTCGCACGATATCTACCACTACCGTCTCTCGAAGGAGTCAAGTTATGAGTGGTATTTTGGGAATTTACAATCTTGATAATCAATCGGTAAAGCGTCAAGATTTAACACGAATGGCTGATATTTTAACCCATCGAGGTAGAGATGGGTCTGGAATTTGGCAGGAAGGGGCGATCGGGTTGGGGCATCGAATGCTATGGACAACACCAGAGTCGTTATTAGAACAATTGCCGCTTCAGAGTGACGGCTTAGTGCTGACCGCAGATGCACGAATTGATAATCGGGAGGAGTTAATTCAGTCACTAGAATTGAGAAACTTGCCTGTCGAAAAAATTACCGATAGCGATTTAATTCTTTCTGCATATCGACAATGGGGCGAAGATTGTGCGAAGTATTTGTTAGGAGATTTTGCATTCGCCATCTGGGATCAGAAAAATCAGCAATTGTTCTGCGCCCGTGACCATTTTGGAGTCAAGCCGTTTTACTACTACGCATCTAGCCAAACCTGGGTATTTGCATCTGAAATCAAGGCTCTGTTTGAAGTTGCAATAGTTCCTCAACATTTGAATGAAGAACGTGTTGCAGACTATCTTCTCACTCAATTCGACGATAAAGAAATTACATTTTATCAGGAAGTTTTGCGGCTTCCGCCTGCCCATTGTCTAACCGTTCGTTCAACGGGTGGTCAAGTCAATGCCTACTGGGCGCTCGACCCCGAACAGACCTTACAATTCGAGACTCCTGAGCAATATGCTCAAGAACTTCAAAGGATCTTTGCAGAAGCAGTTCGCTGTAGATTAAGAAGTGCTTTGCCAGTAGGGGCTATGTTGAGTGGAGGCTTAGATTCCTCTTCGATCGCTTGTATGGCAGGTCGTTTAATTGAGTCCGATCGCCATCTTTCTACGTTCTCAGCCATCTTTGATGATGTGCCTGAATGTGATGAACGCGCCTATATTAACCCTGTCCTTGAGCAAGGAAAATTTGATCCTCATTATGTGTACGGAGATCAGGTTAGTCCGCTGGTAGATATCGAACAAGTGCTTTGGCACCAAGATCAACCCCTTTTTGCCTACAACTTGTTTTTAAATTGGAGCCTCTACCGCGTTGCACAAGCTCACCATACTAGGGTTATCTTAGACGGATTTGATGGCGACAGCACCGTTTCCCATGGCACTAGCTATTTATTAGAACTTGCCCAAAGCTGTCTCTGGCTAAGGCTTTATCGAGAAATTCGAGGCCTGAACCAAAACTTTGATCAACAGTTTCGAGGAACATTTAAAACTTTGTTTTGGCGCTATGGCGTTCAACCCGTCATTGCAAAAATATTGCCCCTTCGGTTTCTGAAACGGGTTGGGAGGGCGATCGATCGCAAAATAAGTTCCTCCAAATTATCCAATACCTTATCCTGGACTCACGCAATCCATCCTAATTTTATTCAGCGCCTAAATCTAGAAGCCCGACGCAAAAATAAACCTATCCCGTTCCCCCAAAAATTATCACCCGCCAAAGCCGCACACTATTACAGCTTAGTTCGAGGTGTCATGCCTTACACCCTAGAAGTGCTAGATCATGCGGCAGCAGCATTTTCAATTGAACTTCGATTTCCTTTTTGGGATAAACGACTGGTTGAGTTTTGTCTGGCAATTCCACCTGAGCAAAAAATGGAACAAGGCTGGACAAGAATGATCATGCGTCGAGCCATGGCAGGAATTCTGCCTGATGCCGTGCAGTGGCGACGCGGTAAGGCAAACTTGGGTTCAAGCTTTACGTATGGTCTATTAACCTACGAAAGAGAACGACTAACAGAACTCTTTTTGAATACTTCTCAGGACAGTTCTACCTATCTCAATCAAACAAACTTACAACACTCCTGTGAACGTTTTATAAACAGTAATTCTCAGGAAAATGATATATCTAGCCTCTGGCAGGCATTGAGTTTATCTCTGTGGATGAAGGAAAAAGGATTTGGATGTAACGTTGCAGACGTAACGGAGGCGTGACAAGAACCGACTTAGATCATACATCTAGAACTCAAATGGCTATTCTGTCGGTTGAGAATTCAAAAACAACCGACAGCCCAGCTATTTTGGAATTACTTTTTATCGAAGATAGTTCCCAATGGCTGTATTGATGAACCCGACCAGGTTCTGTTAAGTCAACCTAAATTTAAGGAGAAAGTCATGTCTTCTAATCGTCTCTATGTCAAGCCTGAACTAACTGTTCATGGCAATGTTGAAACCATCACCCAACAGGGTGGCTTTAGCAACACAGATGTTCCTGCTGGTACTCCCGTAGGCCCCGCTGGTGTTGTAACAGTTGCTTCTTAGTAAGCGCTAACCTGTCGAGGCTTAAGCTTAGGCGAACAGCCTCGACAGACTTCTTTAGGTTCTTAAAATCTTCAGTTCTATGAAAATTAATCTACCCGATCGCGTCTTGGCTACAACATCCACCTCTAAAACAGCACCCGCTCAACCGTCGTTTTTTTATACGGCGTATGGCATTAATATTTGTTCTGATATTCTGTTGCCAGAATTAGTTGTGAGCGCTAACCCTCAGGTAGATGCGATCGTTCAGTTTGGGGTACTGTCTAGCCCACTCGATCATTCAAGTGCCCATAGTTTTCAAATGACTCCCGATGGCATGTATTTATTCTGGCAGGAGATCGGCACATTTTTAATTCGTAATGGTAAAGAAATTATCATCGATCCGCTCCCAGAAGCCGATGAAAGTCGGTTACGGTTGTTTATTTTAGGAGCAGCCATGGGTGTGCTGCTGCATCAACGGGGGCATTTTATTTTACATGCCAGCGCTGTTGCTATTCATGGAGCAGCGGTTGTATTTACAGGCGACAAAGGCTGGGGCAAATCTACGATCGCCGCTGCTCTTTGTCAGCGCGGGCATCGGCTTCTAGCAGATGATGTTGTAGCACTTACCGCCAGTGATTCAGAGCAGCAGGTTATCCCAGCCTTCCCTCAACTCAAACTATGGCTAGATGCTGTGACTTTTCTTGGAAATCATCCTGATGACTTTCCGCCCCTCGTTCCTCATTTAGATAAACGAGATTGTCGGCTGACTGAAGAATTCATTAATACCGTCGTTCCACTTCAGCACATTTTTGTACTCGGTCGGGGAGACAAAGTTGAAATTCAGCGAATGCCACCCCAAGAAGTTTTACTTTACTTAATGCGGAATTCTTACATTACTCGCTTTGGTGAAGAATTGCTAAAGAGCGATCGCGCTACTCATTTTTTGAAACTAACTCAACTCTCTCAACAAGTTGCTATTTGGCGGTTATTACGCCCTAACAATTTATCTCAACTCACAGAGACAGCCGAGTTCATAGAGGCACACATTGCGTTTAATTGCTAGATATTTTGTGCAATGTAATGAACGGTAAGAGATCATGATCAGGAGTGTTCTACAATGTTTGTCAATAATATTAAACGTTATGCTGCTCAGATCTCTTACTTTCCTAGAACATTTCGTCTAATCTGGTCTGCATCAAAGCATTGGACTATTATTTGGAGTGTCCTGCTCGTTATTCAAGGTATTTTACCCGCCGTTACTGTTTATTTGACTCGCACCTTGGTCAACCAATTGCTAGTAGCGGTGGGTTCAGGGGTTTCTTGGGAAAGCGTACAAGTGATTTTGCTTCCGGCAACACTCATGGCGATCGTCATCCTGATGACGGAAGTGCTGCAAGGCGTTAGCGAATGGGTGCGAACTGCTCAATCTGATCTCGTGCAAGATTATATTAGCGGACTGGTTCATCAGCAGTCGGTTCGCATTGACTACGGTTGCTACGAATCTTCTGACTACAATGATCGCCTTGAGCAAGCCCGTGAAGGAGCCACGACACGACCGCTTGCATTGTTGGAAAACGCAGGCAGTCTGGTTCAAAATATCATTACCCTGCTGGCAATGGCAGCGATTTTGCTCCCCTATGGTCAATGGTTGCCCATCCTTCTGTTTATTAGCGCCCTCCCTGCTTTTTATGTCGCCCTCCGGCTCAATATCCGACAGTACCAATGGTCGCAGCGGACAACGATCGATCGCCGCCGGTTGCACTACTACGATTCTCTACTAACAAATAGTTGGGTAGCCGCCGAACTGCGCCTCTTCAATTTTGGCTCTTTTTTTCAAACTGCCTATCAGCGTCTACGGCAACGGCTGCGTCGTGAAACCATGACCCTTCTACGCGACCAAACCCTAAGCCGCTTGATGGCAGGGGCGATCGCTTTGGTGATCGCGGCTGGAACCATGACCTGGATGGGTCGCCAAGTCCTGCTCGGTCTAGTCACGCTAGGTGATTTAGCACTTTTTTATCAGGCCTTTAACAAAGGGCAACTCATCATTAAATCGTTGCTAGGCAACCTGGGGCAAATCTACAAAAATAGCTTATTTATTAGTAATTTGTTTGAGTTTTTAGAACTTAGCCCTGAAATTACCGATCCGCCTCAGCCTCTCGCCGTTCCTTCCCCACTTAAAAAAAGCGTCACCTTTCGCCAAGTAACCTTTCAATATCCTGGCAGCCAAGACGCAACCCTGGAAGATTTTAATCTCACCATTCCATCTGGCAAGATTGTTGCCATTGTCGGCGACAACGGTGCAGGTAAAAGTACGCTCATTAAACTTCTCTGTCGTTTTTATGATCCTCAAGCTGGTGGCATTGAACTGGATGGGATTGACCTACGTTCATTTTCAGTCGCAGACCTGCGCAGTATGATCACAGTTCTGTTTCAAAATCCCATCCCCTACTACGTCACTGCCGCCGAAAGCTTAGCCCTGGGAGATTTATCCACAACGCCCAGCCCTGCTGAAATAGAACGAGCCGCCAAAGATGCAGGCATTCATGACAAAATTACGCGTTTACCTCAAGGCTATGGTTCCTTACTCGGAAAATGGTTCCCAGGGGGCAGCGATCTGAGCGGCGGTGAATGGCAACGCCTTGCCTTGGCACGAGCCTTTTTACGGCGGGCGCAGTTAATTAT is a genomic window of Timaviella obliquedivisa GSE-PSE-MK23-08B containing:
- a CDS encoding lasso RiPP family leader peptide-containing protein, whose protein sequence is MSSNRLYVKPELTVHGNVETITQQGGFSNTDVPAGTPVGPAGVVTVAS
- a CDS encoding ABC transporter ATP-binding protein/permease; its protein translation is MFVNNIKRYAAQISYFPRTFRLIWSASKHWTIIWSVLLVIQGILPAVTVYLTRTLVNQLLVAVGSGVSWESVQVILLPATLMAIVILMTEVLQGVSEWVRTAQSDLVQDYISGLVHQQSVRIDYGCYESSDYNDRLEQAREGATTRPLALLENAGSLVQNIITLLAMAAILLPYGQWLPILLFISALPAFYVALRLNIRQYQWSQRTTIDRRRLHYYDSLLTNSWVAAELRLFNFGSFFQTAYQRLRQRLRRETMTLLRDQTLSRLMAGAIALVIAAGTMTWMGRQVLLGLVTLGDLALFYQAFNKGQLIIKSLLGNLGQIYKNSLFISNLFEFLELSPEITDPPQPLAVPSPLKKSVTFRQVTFQYPGSQDATLEDFNLTIPSGKIVAIVGDNGAGKSTLIKLLCRFYDPQAGGIELDGIDLRSFSVADLRSMITVLFQNPIPYYVTAAESLALGDLSTTPSPAEIERAAKDAGIHDKITRLPQGYGSLLGKWFPGGSDLSGGEWQRLALARAFLRRAQLIILDEPTSAMDPWAEFDWLERFRTLANGRTAIVITHRFTLAMRADVIHVMRAGKIVESGNHDELLAQDGLYAQSWKTQMQTSSVAPQQPIAKFT
- a CDS encoding lasso peptide biosynthesis PqqD family chaperone — translated: MTPLKTNLPALHNVVAATQGQISSNLAGEAVILDLTSGIYYGLNEVGAKIWHLIQQPCTIQAIQHSLLQEYDVESEICTQDLLQLLQELQAAGLVNISHETSA
- a CDS encoding lasso peptide isopeptide bond-forming cyclase; protein product: MSGILGIYNLDNQSVKRQDLTRMADILTHRGRDGSGIWQEGAIGLGHRMLWTTPESLLEQLPLQSDGLVLTADARIDNREELIQSLELRNLPVEKITDSDLILSAYRQWGEDCAKYLLGDFAFAIWDQKNQQLFCARDHFGVKPFYYYASSQTWVFASEIKALFEVAIVPQHLNEERVADYLLTQFDDKEITFYQEVLRLPPAHCLTVRSTGGQVNAYWALDPEQTLQFETPEQYAQELQRIFAEAVRCRLRSALPVGAMLSGGLDSSSIACMAGRLIESDRHLSTFSAIFDDVPECDERAYINPVLEQGKFDPHYVYGDQVSPLVDIEQVLWHQDQPLFAYNLFLNWSLYRVAQAHHTRVILDGFDGDSTVSHGTSYLLELAQSCLWLRLYREIRGLNQNFDQQFRGTFKTLFWRYGVQPVIAKILPLRFLKRVGRAIDRKISSSKLSNTLSWTHAIHPNFIQRLNLEARRKNKPIPFPQKLSPAKAAHYYSLVRGVMPYTLEVLDHAAAAFSIELRFPFWDKRLVEFCLAIPPEQKMEQGWTRMIMRRAMAGILPDAVQWRRGKANLGSSFTYGLLTYERERLTELFLNTSQDSSTYLNQTNLQHSCERFINSNSQENDISSLWQALSLSLWMKEKGFGCNVADVTEA
- a CDS encoding lasso peptide biosynthesis B2 protein — translated: MSGSDRLHLLNAFLLLSLIRLSLWLLPFRLVLKLVQRLSNPLQISQKGGSPVSPDYPISHIVWRVNVSSQYMPGGAKCLARALTTQVLLHRQGYLPDLRIGVAKAAAGQLEAHAWVEYQGRVVIGQLKDLARYLPLPSLEGVKL